One segment of Gilliamella sp. ESL0441 DNA contains the following:
- a CDS encoding ABC transporter ATP-binding protein, with protein sequence MLNVEQLQLTFNQGTPIENHVLRGLNLNIKEGEFVTIIGSNGAGKSSLLNIISGDLLSDSGHVIINGKDVTRVPAWKRAGMVARVFQDPMVGTCENLTIEENLAIAYNRGRCFTLRPALNRKIQSIFKEKLATLNLGLENRLSDMMGLLSGGQRQAISLLMSTLQPSKILLLDEHTAALDPKTAQFVLDLTNEIVGKNQLTTMMVTHSMKQALEYGNRTVMLHQGQVVLDVSGEQRDKMTVNDLLAMFEKTRGEKVTDDALLLG encoded by the coding sequence ATGCTTAACGTTGAACAATTGCAATTAACCTTTAACCAAGGTACACCTATTGAAAATCACGTATTACGTGGCTTAAATTTAAATATAAAAGAAGGTGAGTTTGTTACGATTATTGGTAGTAATGGTGCGGGTAAAAGTTCGTTACTTAATATTATTAGCGGAGATTTACTTAGTGACTCAGGGCATGTCATCATCAATGGCAAAGATGTAACGCGTGTTCCTGCCTGGAAAAGAGCAGGAATGGTTGCCAGAGTGTTTCAAGATCCGATGGTGGGAACCTGTGAAAATTTAACCATCGAAGAAAATCTTGCTATTGCTTATAATCGTGGACGTTGTTTTACATTACGCCCTGCACTTAATCGCAAAATTCAGTCCATATTTAAGGAAAAGCTTGCGACTTTAAATTTAGGTCTCGAAAATCGTTTATCCGATATGATGGGGTTACTTTCAGGAGGACAAAGACAAGCAATAAGTTTATTGATGTCGACCTTACAGCCATCTAAAATTTTGTTACTCGATGAACACACCGCTGCACTTGATCCTAAAACAGCTCAATTCGTTCTAGATCTGACTAATGAAATAGTGGGCAAAAACCAGTTAACAACCATGATGGTAACACATTCAATGAAACAAGCTCTAGAATACGGAAACAGGACCGTAATGCTTCATCAGGGACAAGTCGTACTTGATGTTTCTGGTGAACAACGTGATAAGATGACAGTAAATGACTTATTAGCTATGTTTGAAAAAACACGCGGTGAAAAAGTTACCGACGATGCCTTACTTTTAGGTTAA